Genomic segment of Myxococcus stipitatus:
TCCCAGGGGGTGAGCAGCGACAGCGTGACGCTGTCGTGGAATGCGTCCACGGACAACGTGCGCGTCACCGGCTACGAGGTCTTCGTCAACGGAGGCACGACGCCGTCCGCGTCCACGGAGACGACCGGCGCCAGCGTGGTGGGCCTGTCCCCGGCCACCGCGTACACGTTCACCGTGAAGGCGCGGGACGCCGCGGGCAACCGTTCACCGGCGAGCGCTTCCATCTCCGCGACCACCACGGACGGGCCTCGGCCGACGGGGAAGAAGATCATCGTGGGCTACTGGCACAACTTCGACAACGGCTCGACCAACATCCGGCTGCGCGACATCTCCGCGAAGTACAACGTCATCCAGGTGGCCTTCGCGGAGCCGGTGGGCGGGCCGGGCACCGGCAACATGGGCTTCGTCCCGTACAACTCCACGGTCGACGAGTTCAAGGCGGACGTCGCCTTCCTGAAGGGCCAGGGCCGCAAGGTGCTCATCTCCATTGGCGGCGCCAACGGCACGGTGCACCTGGAGGACGCCACCGCGCGACAGAACTTCGTCAACTCGATGCAGTCCCTCATCAACACCTATGGCTTCGACGGGTTCGACCTGGACCTGGAGGGAAGCTCGCTGTCGCTCAACGGCACCGACACCGACTTCCGCAATCCCACCACGCCGCGCATCGTCAACCTCATCCAGGCCACCCGCCAGCTGCTCAACCAGAACGGCGCCGGCTTCGTGCTCACCATGGCCCCCGAGACGGCCTACGTGCAGGGCGGCATGGCCGCGTACGGTGGCCCCTGGGGCGCGTACCTGCCCGTCATCCACGCGCTGCGCGACAGGCTGACCTACCTGCACGTGCAGCACTACAACACCGGCACCGTCATGGCGCTGGACGGCCGGGCCTATGGACAGGGCACGGCGGACTTCCATGTGGCGATGGCGGAGATGCTCCTGCAGGGCTTCCCCATCGGAGGCAACGCCTCCAACACGTTCCCCGCGCTGCGCCCGGAGCAGGTGTTGATTGGCCTGCCGGCCTCGCCCCAGGCGGCGGGAGGTGGGTACACGAGCCCGGCCACCGTCCAGCGGGCGCTCGACTATCTCATCAAGGGCAAGTCCTTCGGCGGCGGCTACGTGCTGCGCAACTCCGCGGGCTACCCCGGCTTCAAGGGCCTGATGACCTGGTCCATCAACTGGGACAAGTTCACCAACTTCGAGTTCTCCAACAGCCACCGGGCGTACCTGGACACCTACCCGTAGCCACGCCCTCCCAAGACCCGGCGCAGGCGAGGATTGCGCCGGGTCCGCCACGGCGCTAGGGAGGCGGTCCTCGTATGTCCGCGACCGCCGACCTGCTCGAAGCCATCCAGGAGGAAGCCCGCTCGGAGACGTGGTCCGCTGGGATGGGCCTCGCCCGCGCGGGGGCGGTCTCGGTGCAGTCCGTGGGCGAGGAGGAGACGGTGCTGCGCGTGCGCGCCACCGGCCGCCCCGCCCCGGTGACCACCACCCTCTATCCCGAGGATGAAATCTGGGAGTGTGACTGCCGAGGGAAGGTGGACCCGTGCGAGCACGTGGTCGCCGCCGCCCTCTTCCTGCACCACGCCTCGCAGAAGGGCGCCCTGCCCCGCCCCGCTCCACCGCCGCGCCCCACCGCCGCGCCTCGCGCCCCCGTGAGCACCGCCGCCGCGCCGCGCGGTCCCGTGAACACCGCCGCCTCCGCCGGAGCACGCCCGGGAGCCTCCGCCAAGCCGGAGCGGATGGTGTACCGCTTCAAGCGCGTGGAGGGAGGGCTCCAGCTCGAGCGGCTGGTGGTGCGGCCCGACAACACCGCGCGCCTGCTCGCGCGAAGCCTGGCCTCCCTGCTGACGAATCCGGTGGAGGCCGCGCGCATCCAGGTGGAGCCGTGTGACCGCGTCGCGGACGCGCTGCTCGCCCGGCCCACGCGAGGCCCGCTGCCTCCCGAGCGGCTGGAGGCGCTGCTGCGGGCGCTGGAGCCCGCGCGCACCATCCTCTTCGACGGCATGCTGGTGTCGGTGTCCAGCGAGCTGCTCCTGCCCCGCGTCACCGTGGAGGACCGAGGCGAGCAGACGGTGCTGAAGGTGGACCGGGACCCGCGCGCCACGGAGGTGGTCAGCCCCGGCATCGCGCTGGGAGGCGGCGTGCTCTTCCGCCTGGGCGAGCAGACCCTCACCGGCTCCCGGCTGGAGAAGCTGCCGCAGGAGCGCGTCTTCTCGCCGGACCAGATGGGAGACCTCACCGGCAAGGTGTTGCCGGAGATGGCGCGGCGGCTCCCCGTGGACGTGAAGAGCAAGCGGCTGCCCGCCATCGACCGCGACCTCAAGCCGCGCATCTCGCTGGAGCTGGACCCGCTGGACGCGGGCCTCTCCGTGCTGCCGACGCTCGTCTATGGCTCACCGCCCACGGTGCGCATCGACAACGGGCGCATGGTGTATCTGCAAGGCGCGGTGCCCGTGCGCAACGAGACCGCCGAGCAGCAGCTCATCCACGGCCTGCGCGACGAGCTCAACATGGTCCCCGGGCGCCGCGTGACGGTGCAGGGCAAGGAGGCCGTGCAGCTCGCGGACAAGCTGCGCATGTGGCGCGGCGGACTCACCGGAGACGCCGCGCGCTTCGTCAGCCCCGACGTGAAGCTGCGCCCCCTGCTCAACGTCGAGGCGGGCGCCACGGCGGCGGGCGTCCCCAGCGTCGGCTTCTCGTTCGACTTCCAGGTGGAAGGGGCGGGAGACGAGGCGCCTCGCACGGTGGACGCGGGCGCGGTGATGAAGGCGTGGGAGGAGGGCCTGGGCCTCGTTCCCCTGGAGGGCGGCGGCTGGGCCCCGTTGCCTACCCAGTGGCTGAAGTCACACGGTCACCGTGTGGCGGAGCTGCTCGCGGCGCGAGGCTCGGATGGGCGGCTGGCCAACCACGCCATCCCCCAGCTCACCGAGCTGTGCGAGGAGCTGGAGCATCCGCCCCCGCCCGGCCTGGAGCGGCTGGCGCCCCTGGTGCAGGGCTTCGAGAAGCTCCCCGAGCCCCAGCTGCCCTCGGACCTCACGGCGAAGCTGCGCCCGTATCAGCTCCAGGGCGTCAGCTGGCTCACCTTCCTGCGGCAGGCGGGCCTGGGCGGCGTGCTCGCGGACGACATGGGTCTGGGCAAGACGCTCCAGACCATCTGCATGGTCGGCAAGGGCACGCTCGTCGTCGCACCCACCAGCGTGCTGCCCAACTGGCACGCGGAGGTGCGGCGCTTCCGGCCGTCGCTGAAGGTCTCCGTCTACCACGGCCCCGGACGCTCGCTGGACGAGACGGCCGACGTCACGCTCACGACGTACGCGCTCATGCGGCTGGACGCGGAGGTGCTCGGCGCGAAGCAGTGGGACATGGTGGTGCTCGACGAGGCCCAGGCCATCAAGAATCCCGACAGCCAGGTGGCGCGCGCGGCCTACGGGCTGGAGGCCCAGTTCCGGCTCGCGCTCAGCGGCACGCCCATCGAGAACCGGCTGGAGGAGCTGTGGAGCCTGATGCACTTCGCCAACCGGGGGCTGCTCGGTGGGCGCAAGGACTTCGAGGAGCGCTGGGCGCGCCCCGTCAGTGACAACCTGAAGGGCGCGGCGGAGCGGCTGCGCGCGCGCATCCGGCCCTTCGTCCTGCGCAGGCTCAAGCGGGAGGTGGCCCCGGAGCTCCCGCCTCGCACGGAGTCGGTGCGCCACGTCACCTTGAGCGAGCACGAGCGCGCCGTCTACGACGCGGTGTACTCCGCCACGCGCGAGGAGGTGGTGTCCCAGCTCGAGGCGGGCGGCAGCGTGCTCAAGGCGCTGGAGGCGCTCCTGCGGCTGCGTCAGGCGGCGTGCCACCCCGCGCTCGTGCCGGGCCAGCACGCGAAGTCGTCATCCAAGGTGCAGGCGCTCGTGGAGGCGCTCTCCACCGCGGTGGAGGACGGCCACAAGGCGCTCGTCTTCTCGCAGTGGACGTCCATGCTGGACCTCATCGAGCCCGCGCTGCGCGAGGCCGACATCGGCTTCATCCGCCTGGACGGCTCCACCGCCAACCGCGGCGCCGTGGCGGAGTCCTTCCAGGACCCGAAGGGCCCGCCCGTGATGCTCATCTCGCTCAAGGCGGGCGCCACGGGGCTGAACCTCACCGCGGCGGACCACGTGTTCCTGGTGGACCCGTGGTGGAACCCGTCCGTGGAGAACCAGGCCGCGGACCGGGCGCATCGCATCGGACAGCAGCGCCCCGTCATGGTGTACCGGCTCGTGTCCCAGGGCACGGTGGAGGAGAAGATCCTCACGCTCCAGGACAAGAAGCGCGCGCTGTTCGAGTCCGCGCTCGGAGGCGCCTCGGGAGGCGCCGCCATCACCCGCGCGGACCTGATGCAGCTGCTCGACTGAGGCAGGCCTCCTCGAGCGCGCGCGGCCCACGCGCCCGGCCTCCCGCTGTGCCACGGAGCCCCGGACCTCACCGAGCCCCACCCCGCCCGCCAGGTCCCGCCCCGCGAGGACAGGCCCACCGTGCCAGGTGGCCCCACATTCGGTAGGACACCGCGAGGAGCCCCTCATGAGCCGTCCCCGCCGTCCCCCCAGCGCAGCGCCCGCCTCCGACCCGCGTACGGGTTACGTCCGCGTCCGAGGCGCCCGGGAGCACAACCTCAAGGACGTGGACGTCGACCTGCCACGGGATGCCCTGGTCGTCTTCACGGGGGTCTCCGGCTCCGGCAAGTCGTCGCTCGCCTTCGGCACGCTCTACGCCGAGGCCCAGCGCCGCTACTTCGAGTCCGTCGCCCCGTATGCCCGGCGGCTCATCGACCCCGCGGGCAATCCCGAGGTGGACTCCATCGAGGGACTCCCGCCCGCCGTGGCCCTGCAACAACACCGAGGCGCGCCGACGACGCGCTCCTCGGTGGGCAGCGTGACGACGCTCTCGAACTCGCTGCGCCTGCTCTACTCGCGCGCGGGGACGTACCCCGCGAACCAGCCGCACCTGGACTCCGACGCCTTCTCCCCCAACACGCCCGCGGGCGCGTGCCCGAACTGCCACGGCCTGGGCCGCGTCTACGAAGTCACCGAGCGCTCCCTCGTCCCAGACGACTCGCTCACCATCCGGGAGCGGGCCATCGCGAGCTGGCCGCCCGCGTGGCACGGGCAGAACCTGCGCGACATCCTGGTGACGCTTGGCTACGACGTGGACCGGCCCTGGCGGGAGCTGCCCAGGAAGGACCGCGACTGGATTCTCTTCACGGAGGAGCAGCCGACCGTCCCCGTCTACGCGGGCCTGACGCCAGCTCAGACGCGCCAGGCACTCAAGCGCAAGGCCCCTCCCAGCTACATGGGCACGTTCACCAGCGCACGGCGCTACGTGCTCCAGGCCTTCGCCACGACGCAGAGCCCGCTCATCAAGAAGCGCGTCTCTCAATACCTGGAGAGCGGCGAGTGCCCCGTGTGCCACGGCAAGCGGCTGCGCCGGGAGTCCCTGTCCGTCACCTTCGCGGGCCTGGACTACGGCGAGCTGTCGCGACTCCCGCTCAAGCGCGTCGAAGCCCTGCTGCGCCCCTACGCCGAGGGCACAGCCGCCTCGCTGAAGAAGCTCTCGCGAGAGCACCCCGAGAAGGCGCTCGTGTCGGAGCGCATCGCCAAGGACCTGGTCGCGCGGCTCCAGGTCTTGATGGGGCTGGGACTGGGCTATCTCTCGCTGGAGCGCTCCACGCCCACGCTCTCGCCGGGAGAGCTGCAGCGGCTGCGGCTGGCCACCCAGGTCCGCTCCAACCTGTTCGGCGTGGTGTACGTGCTGGATGAGCCCTCCGCGGGCCTGCACCCCGCCGACACCCAGTCGCTCCTCAAGGCGCTCGACTCGCTGAAGGACGGCGGCAACTCCCTCTTCGTCGTGGAGCACGAGGTGGACGTCATCCGTCACGCGGACTGGGTGGTGGACGTGGGCCCCGCCGCCGGGGAGAAGGGCGGCGAGGTGCTCTACAGCGGGCCGCTCGAAGGGCTCCGCGAGGTCGAATCCTCCCAGACGCGGCGCTACCTCTTCGGAGCCGAGCCCCCGCGTGCACGGCCTCCTCGCGCGCCTCGCGGCTGGATGCGCCTGCGGGGCATCCGCCGCAACAACCTGCACGGCCTGGATGTCGACTTCCCGCTGGGTGTCTTCACCGCTGTCACCGGCATCTCCGGCTCCGGCAAGTCCAGCCTCGTGAGCCAGGTCCTGGTGGAGCTGGTCTCCGCGCACCTGGGCCACGAGCCCGCCGAGGAGGAAGAGGAAGGAGAGCTGCTCGAGCGCAGTGAAGTGCGCACCACGGGCGGGAGGATCACCGAGGGCCTGGAGGACATCCACCGCCTGGTGCGCGTGGACCAGAAGCCCATCGGCCGCACGCCCCGCTCCAACCTCGCGACGTACACGGGCCTGTTCGACCACGTGCGCAAGCTCTTCGCCGCGACGCCCGCCGCCCGGGCGCGCAAGTACGACGCCGGGAGGTTCTCCTTCAACGTGGCGAAGGGCCGCTGCGAGACGTGTGAGGGCGAGGGCTTCGTCAGCGTGGAGCTGCTCTTCCTGCCCAGCGTCTACGCCCCCTGCCCCACCTGCCACGGCGCCCGCTACAACGAGAAGACGCTGGAGGTCCGCTACCAGGGGAAGAACATCGCGGAGGTGCTGGGCATGACGGTGGACACCGCGCATGCGTTCTTCGCCGAGGAGCCCCACGCACGGCGCGCCCTGGGCGTGCTGCGCGAAGTGGGGCTCGGCTACCTGCGGCTGGGCCAGCCCGCGACGGAGCTCTCAGGCGGAGAGGCGCAGCGCATCAAGCTGGCGACGGAGCTGCAACGCCCCCAGCGCGGCCACACGCTCTACATCCTGGATGAGCCCACCACGGGCCTGCATCCCTCGGACGTGGACAAGCTGATGGCCCAGCTCGACGGGCTCGTCGACGCGGGCAACACCGTCATCCTCGTGGAGCACGACATGCGCGTGGTCTCCGCGAGCGACTGGGTCATCGACATGGGGCCGGGCGCCGGAGACGAAGGAGGAAGCGTCGTCGCCACCGGCACACCCGCGGAGGTTGCTCGGGTTCCTCACAGCCGCACCGCGCCCTTCCTGGCGCGGGGCTGAAGCGGAGACTAGCGCTGCGTCAGCAGCGTGACGGCCTCGTACCGGCTGCCCTCGAGCTGGAACGCGCCGGGGGCCTTCGAGTCCTTCTCCAGCTTGTCCTGCACGCTCTTGGGGAGCTGCGCGTACAGGTCCTGGCCCAGCAGCGTCTCCAGCTGGTCCACCGGCACACGCGAGGCCTCGAGCATCGGGACGATGGCGTCCTTCTTCGACGGGCCGTCCTTCACGTTCGGCACCATGTACGCGAACATCGACACGTTGCCGTTGGGCAGCTCCAGGAGCACCGTCTTGAAGTTGTGCGTGGGGACGCCAATCTTCCGGTCCTTCGCGCCCGTCGTCGTCACCGACTCCGGGGGCAGCGGCTTGCCGTTCTTGTCCAGGAAGAGGTTGCCCGTGATGATGTGGGCCTTGCCGCCCGTCTGCGCCACCAGGTCGCCGATGGCCCGCTCCAGCGTCCGCCACGCCTGCTGGTTGTGGTTGCCGTACTGGGGCGCGATGTTGGTCATCAGGTGGCTCTCGTTCATCGCCTCCTGATTGGGCGAGTCCTCCGCGGGCTTCATGTGCCCCCGGTCGAAGCCCGTGTTGTTGTAGTCGGAGTCCGTGACGCCCTTGGAGCCCAGCACCGGGTCGCGAACGAAGGTGCTCTTGTCGCGGTGCACGTCGGCCGGCGTCTCCTTGATGTCGGCCGCGGACAGCATGTGGCTCACGAAGGTGGGCAGGTTCTTTCCTTCATCGAGCATCAGCCGGGAGTACTGCTTCACCAGCTCCATGCCCTTGCCCTCGCCGCCCTTGGGCCGCAGCGGGTCCAGCTCCCCCGCCGCCTGCGCGACGCGGCTCTGGAAGACGGCCATCTGCTGGTCCGGCACCCAGCGCGCGCCATCCGCCTGGTTCGCCTTCGACTTCTGGATGTAGGCCGCCAGCTCGTCCTGGCTCACCTTGCCATCCTTGTTCCCCCCCAGCAGGTCGGCGCGCCTGGCCAGGTTGTCCTGCCACGCCAGGTCGAAGGCATCCACCTTCACCGGCGCGCCTCCCCCCTTGGACAGCTTCGTGTCGAGCGCGGCCCGGCCCTGCTGAAGCGCCGTCGACGACAGGTAGCGTCCATCCGTGGGCGCGGTCAGGTACTCCTGGATTTCAGCCGCGGACACCTTCCCGTTGCCGCCGCGCGTCTTCCCCCCCGCGGAGTCCGCCGCCTTCAGCAGCCCCGCCTCCCAGCTCTGGTCCGTCCAGCCGAACTTCGCCTGGAGGTCGGAGATGGAGACTTCTTTCGTCGCGGAGCGGTTCCAGCTCCCCCCCTTCGGCTTGAGACCATTGACGGGCGCGGCATCCGCGGAGGACCCGGTGGACGCGGTGCTGGCACGAGAAGTAGGTCGCAGCGTCGTCATACGAAGAGCACCCTTGAACCGCCCAGAGACGAACCCCTGGTACGACTATGGTCGGCCTGAACCCACGGCAAGTTGCGTCAAGGTGTCACTTTCTTGCCACGGAGTTGCGGATCAGCCCTTCTTTCCAGGGGATGCACTCTCCGGCGGGGCGCCAGCCTTGGCCTGCTGAATCGTCTGGACGATGTGGGCCTCCGCCTGGAGCCGCTCGACGTGCTCCGCGGAGAGGCCCGCCCGCTCCGCCGCCACGGCCACGGTGATGAGGAAGGCCTCGCTGATGGGGCCAGGAGGAGGAGTCCCTCCCCGGGCCGGCGGCGTGAAGGCCTGGGCGGAGAGGATGCCGCCCGTGGAGGTGATGACCTTGACGGGCCGCGACGTGGTGGCCTCGGCGAGCGGGCCCTCCAGCCGGCTCACCACGTCCCACACCTCGGGGGAGACGCGCCGCAGCAGCCCTGGGAGGCGCTTTCCCGGGGCATCCACCAGCCGGGCGACCTTGCCGCCCCACACCGAGGAGGGCACGTCGTAGACGACGTCGACATCCATCGCCTCGGCCAGCTCCCCGTCTGGAAGGGCCGGCAGGGAGGGAAGGCCAGGGATGCGCTCGCGCGCCGCGGCCGGAGACAGGTCGACGGAGAAGGCGAACCAGGGACGCGGTGAGGGAGTACCAGCGGGCATGACGACGAGTCTCGACGGGCTCGGGGCCTGGGACAAGTCCCCAGGCCCGTGTGGCCGCTACTCCTCGGTCTTCCGGTTGGCGGCCATGCCGATGACGTTGACCATCAGGTCCTTCACGCGGCGCGGCTTCTCGCCTCCGTTGTCGCGGAGGATGAGGTCGATGTCGTCGCCGGGCTCGTGGTACTCGGGGATGAGGTCGCCGCCGCCGTTCGGGTTGGAGAGGCCCTCGAAGAGGAAGAGGACGTCCTCGCCCTTGCGGCCGAACACCGCGCCGTCCTGCCGGTCCCGGTACTGGTTGATATCGCGGTTGATGCGGTCGAACGGGTCCGCCAGCTTCGCGTTCGCCTGGTCCACGACGTCGCGGAAGTAGTTCGGCTGGCCCTTGCGGTTGGTGTCCACGACGGACAGGCGCTGGTCATCCCAGCGGCCCACCATGTCCACGTTGACGACGCCGGCAATCTGGTCCGTGCCCAGCCCGGGAATCGGGTTGTCGACGAAGTACTGCGAGCCCACCAGGCCCTTCTCCTCGCCGCCGGTCCAGATGAAGAGGACGGAGCGGTCCAGCTCGCCGCGCTTCTGTGCCTCCGCGAGCTCCGGGACGGCGGCCATCAACACCGCGCTGCCCGACGCGTTGTCATCCGCGCCGTTGTGGATGTTGCCGCGCCGGTCCGTGCCCACGTGGTCCATGTGGGCCATCACGACGATGACCTCGTCCTTGTGCGGCCCGGTGCCCGGCAGCAGCGCCATCGTGTTGACGCCCTTCCCGGACTCCGTCGCCAGCGAGCGCAGCTCCTCCACGCTCCGCAGCCCGCCGCCTCGCGCGGGCGACAGCGGCTGCCCCTCCGCCTTCATCGTGCTCTCGTACTTGCGGTTGAGCATCGCGAGCGTGTCGCGGGGCATTCCCTCCTTCAGGTAGAAGCCCTCCTCGAAGAGCTGGTGGCCGAACTGCTTGTGCGGGCCGTGCTCCTTCGCCTCGCCCTTCGCCGCCACGCCCGGCTTGCCCGCGAACGAGAAGACGTCGAAGCGCTGCTCGAAGGGGTTCGCCGCGTTCTCCTTGTTGGGCCCCACCAGGCCGTACTTCTGCACATGCGCCTGCACGTACTTGGACGCCGCGTCCAGCCCCTCCGAAGGTGTGTCCCGCCCCTTGAGCTCGTCCGAGGCGAGGTACGCCAGGTGCGTCATCGGGTCCGAGTCCTTCGCCGAGGTCTCCGGCTTCGGCTTCGGCTCGCACTTGGGCTCCACCGGGGTGGTGGGGGCGGGCAGTTGGGGCAGCGGCGCCGGGAGCTGGGGCAGCGGCGCGGGCAGCCCGGGGAGCGGCCGGGTGTTGCTCGGCTCGAAGCGGTCCTTGCTCCATCTCGGGTCCGGCGTCCGGGCCTTGCTCGCCGTTCCAGCGGGCTGGGAGGCCTTCTCGGCCGTGGCTCGCGACGACGCGGTGGGAAGGGGGCGGGGCGTGTCGCTGACTTTCGTGGCCATGGTTGGGGGATCCCGAGGCAGAGCGTGAATGGCGCGCTTCGGATTATCGGCCCCGGGACGCGCAGGGTTGCGCGTGGCTTCACATTTCCGTTGATTTCACAGCGGGTTGTATCAGCGGCGGCGGGATGTCTCAGCGATGTCTCGATGTTTCACCCCGCGCCCGCGGGGGCCGGGGTGGTGGGCGCGCAGGGCCTCCACGAAGGCCTGGAGCGGGGGCTCCGACTCACCGGTGCGCGTGGCCACGGCCCAGTCCAGCCACAGCCCCTTCGGGCCGACCCGGACGGCGTGCAGCGCCCCGTCCTCCAGCTGGGGTGTCACGGCCCACCTGGGGAGCACGGTGATGCCCAGGTGGGCCCGCGCCATCTCGAGCGGCAGGCCCCCGGTCATGGGAATGAGCGTCACCTTGCGGGGAGAGACATTCCCCGCCTGCGCGAGCGCCCGGCCCAGGGGCGCCGTGGGACGAAGGGCCCCCGCGTCCGTCCAGATGTGCTCGTCGCCGAGGGCACGCACCTCCACGACCTTGCGCCGCGCGGTGGCCCAGGGGTGCTCGCGGCCCACCACCGCGACCAGCTCATCGCGAAACAGCGGCGCCATGCGGATGCGAGGCCCGGGACGGACCATGCCCGCCACGAGCGCGACGTCCAGCTTGCGCGCCAGCAGCCACTCCATGGGAGCGTCGCCGGCCTCCGGGACGATGGTGACCTCCAGGCCGGGCCAGCCGCGGGAGAAGTCGCGCAGGAGTTCGGGCAACCAGCGGTAGGACTGGAGACACACCGTCGCCACCCGGAGCGTGCCGCTCGCGCCACGCAGCAGCTCCCGCGCCTCGCCCTCCGCGCGGGTGAGCTCTCCCAGCACCGCGTGCGCCGCGTCCGTGAGCCGCCGTCCCGCGGAGGTGAGCGCCAGGCGCCGCCACTGCCGATGGAATAGCGGGCCGCCCAGCCGGTCCTCCAGCTCGCGGAGCTGCTGGCTGAGCGCGGACGGCGACAGGTGCAGCTTGCGCGCGGCGGCGTTGAGGCTCCCCACCTCCTCCAGCGCGGAGAGCAGCAGCAGGTGGCGAATCTCGACGAGTGGGTTCGGCATCGATTCACCCTAGCTTCACAACCCATTCGGAACAACGCGTTCGACCGAATCGATGCCCGGCGGCATTCTCCTCCCAGTCGAGCCGCACACCCCTTTCGCCTCGAGGCCCCGCCCCATGCGTCGTCACCCCATCGCGTCCGTCACCGCCCTGCTCCTGTCACTCGTCGGCTGCGCGGGAAGCCCCCTCAAGACGCTGCCCGCGAGCGCGCACCTGCCGGGAACCGCGAACGTCGAGGCGTACCCCGTCGAGCACCTCGCCGTGCGCTCGCTCATCGAGCGCTTCTCCGACGCGGCGAACCACGCGGACTGGAAGGCCACGGAGGAGATGTTCACCGAGGACGCGGTCTGGGAGGTCCAGGCGCCTCCGCCCATGGGCTGGACGTTCACGGGCCGCGAGGCCATCCACCAGGGCATGACGGCCAACCTCGGGCGCGTGGAGCTGCGCGTGCAGACCGTCTCTCCCACCGTCGTCCACGTCCAGGGGCCGGACCGTGCCACCGCGCGCTCCACCCTGGACGAAGTCCTGCGCTTCAAGGAGACGGGCAAGGACGTGAGGATTGTCGGCACCTACTCCGACCAGCTCGTCAAACAGGCGGGGCAGTGGAAGTTCGCGCGGAGGACCTTCATCCCCCGCTTCGACGAGCCCGTCGCCACCGTCACCGGGAGCGCGAGGGATTGAGGGCGACGAAGGTGTCGTAGGGCTTGCCGTCCAGGATGCGCTGCTCCAGGCGCGCCTGCAGCCCCACCTCGCCGAAGAGGCGCAGCCAGGTGGCGCGCGAGAAGAGCCCGTGGCGGTGCACGTCGTGGACGGAGCGGACGGTGCCGTCGCGCTCCTTCAGCAACATCCCGAAGTGGACCTCGAACGTCGTGCTCCCGGGCTTGGGCGGCAAGGACCACATGAGATAGCGCAGGGAGCGCGAGCCCCGCCCGGGGACCTCCGGCTCGTCGCCTCCTTCCGACGTCGCGCCCGGCTCGAAGCGCTCCGTCGTCTCGTCCGGCGCCACCAGCGCGACACCGCCCGGGCGCAGATGGACGGCCACCGTCTCCAGGGCCGCGCGCAGGTCCGCCTCCGTCGTCATGTAGGTGATGGCGTCATGGACGAACACGGCGTCGAACTCGCGGCCCAGGCGCACCGTCCGCATGTCGCCGGACAGGTGCTCACACTCGGGATTGAGCTGGCGGCTGTGCTTCAGCATCCCCTCCGCGGGGTCCACCAGCGTGAGCTGGAAGTCGCGCTTGAGGTGGCTGGCGTTGTTGCCACCACCGCTGCCCAGCTCCAGCATCGTCTTCAGGGGCCCCGTCGCGGCGGCGCGCAGCAGGCGGCGATACTCGCTCGCCTCCTCCTCGTACTCGCTCGGATGGGACACCAGGGGCCACCAGTCCGCGAGCTCGTCGTAGAGATTCATGCGTGTGGGCTCCAGAAGCCGGGTACCTTCAGCGGTGAGGGACTTCGGTGGGCATCGCCTTCGAGTCATCCCGGCCGTTGACGTAGGTGACGGGTGCTCGCACCAGCTCCTGCTCGTCCACGTCATCCAGGCAGTTGAGCCGGACGGTGTAGAACTTCCCCAGCTCCCCGCCCTCGCCCCAGCCGAACGAGTGCACCCCGCAGTGTTTGCAGAACAGGTGGTGAATCTGCTTCGTGTGGAACTGGTAGTCGGTGAGCGCGGACTCACCCGCCTGGAGGCGGAAGTCCTCGGGACCGATGATGGAGACCCAGGTCCTGTCCTTCGTGCAGATGGAGCAGTTGCACTTGTAGGTCTCCTGGTTCAGGTCGATGTCGGCTTCGTACCGAACCGCCCCGCAGTGACAGCTTCCCTGGTACGTCTTCTTCACGAGTGCCGCTCCCCATGGCACGAGCCATCCGTCACTCCCGGCCAAGAGTCTCGCCGGCTCGCCCCAACCTCCGGATTGTCCGCGAGACCAGCAGAGCATGAGAGCGCTCCGATTCAACGCCTGATTTCACCCGCTGGTGGGATGCCCTCCAGGCGTGCGTGTCCGTTGTCCGGTCCGCGGTGGATGCGTCGTGTGTCGTAGGATGTGCCTTCGAGGCAACACCTCTCACCGCGCGCGCACTTCATGGACCTGACCCTCTGGGCCACCTTCACGTTGACGATGGCCCTCTTCGCCGTCACCCCGGGCCCCGCGGTCCTCCTGGTGGTCTCCCAAGCGATGTCTCGCGGCTTCCGCGCGGGAATGGGCGCCACGCTGGGCATCCAGGCCGGCAACGCCGTGTACTTCCTCATCTCCGTGG
This window contains:
- a CDS encoding nuclear transport factor 2 family protein — protein: MRRHPIASVTALLLSLVGCAGSPLKTLPASAHLPGTANVEAYPVEHLAVRSLIERFSDAANHADWKATEEMFTEDAVWEVQAPPPMGWTFTGREAIHQGMTANLGRVELRVQTVSPTVVHVQGPDRATARSTLDEVLRFKETGKDVRIVGTYSDQLVKQAGQWKFARRTFIPRFDEPVATVTGSARD
- a CDS encoding class I SAM-dependent methyltransferase; the encoded protein is MNLYDELADWWPLVSHPSEYEEEASEYRRLLRAAATGPLKTMLELGSGGGNNASHLKRDFQLTLVDPAEGMLKHSRQLNPECEHLSGDMRTVRLGREFDAVFVHDAITYMTTEADLRAALETVAVHLRPGGVALVAPDETTERFEPGATSEGGDEPEVPGRGSRSLRYLMWSLPPKPGSTTFEVHFGMLLKERDGTVRSVHDVHRHGLFSRATWLRLFGEVGLQARLEQRILDGKPYDTFVALNPSRSR
- a CDS encoding LysR family transcriptional regulator, which produces MPNPLVEIRHLLLLSALEEVGSLNAAARKLHLSPSALSQQLRELEDRLGGPLFHRQWRRLALTSAGRRLTDAAHAVLGELTRAEGEARELLRGASGTLRVATVCLQSYRWLPELLRDFSRGWPGLEVTIVPEAGDAPMEWLLARKLDVALVAGMVRPGPRIRMAPLFRDELVAVVGREHPWATARRKVVEVRALGDEHIWTDAGALRPTAPLGRALAQAGNVSPRKVTLIPMTGGLPLEMARAHLGITVLPRWAVTPQLEDGALHAVRVGPKGLWLDWAVATRTGESEPPLQAFVEALRAHHPGPRGRGVKHRDIAETSRRR
- a CDS encoding GFA family protein — encoded protein: MKKTYQGSCHCGAVRYEADIDLNQETYKCNCSICTKDRTWVSIIGPEDFRLQAGESALTDYQFHTKQIHHLFCKHCGVHSFGWGEGGELGKFYTVRLNCLDDVDEQELVRAPVTYVNGRDDSKAMPTEVPHR